In the genome of Variibacter gotjawalensis, one region contains:
- a CDS encoding ribonuclease HII codes for MIRPRKAATEALPIDAPIERPTFRRERRAMKRGLLPIAGCDEAGRGPLAGPVVAAAVILDPSRVPRGLDDSKRLKADEREKLYDKICATAEVAIAIGSTERIDRDNILQASLWALARAVRGLSVTPQLVFVDGRDRIAVDCECEAVIGGDGIVASIAAASIVAKVTRDRLMARLGLAHPGYGFEQHMGYAVAKHQRALIELGPTVHHRRSFAPVRACFEPVIEVEAQASLI; via the coding sequence ATGATTCGTCCCCGCAAAGCCGCCACCGAAGCGCTCCCGATCGATGCGCCGATCGAGCGTCCGACCTTCCGGCGCGAACGCCGCGCGATGAAGCGCGGGCTGTTGCCGATCGCCGGTTGCGACGAGGCGGGGCGCGGCCCTCTCGCCGGGCCCGTTGTCGCCGCCGCCGTCATTCTCGATCCGAGCCGCGTGCCGCGCGGGCTCGACGATTCGAAGCGGTTGAAGGCGGACGAGCGCGAGAAGCTTTACGACAAGATCTGTGCAACCGCTGAAGTCGCCATCGCGATCGGCTCGACCGAGCGCATCGATCGCGACAACATTCTGCAGGCGTCGCTATGGGCGCTCGCGCGTGCCGTGCGCGGGCTATCGGTCACGCCGCAACTTGTCTTCGTTGATGGCCGAGACCGCATCGCGGTCGATTGCGAATGTGAGGCCGTCATCGGCGGCGACGGCATCGTCGCGTCGATCGCGGCGGCGTCGATCGTTGCCAAGGTAACGCGCGATCGGCTGATGGCGCGGCTTGGCCTCGCGCATCCGGGCTATGGCTTCGAGCAGCACATGGGTTACGCGGTCGCCAAGCATCAGCGCGCGCTGATCGAGCTCGGCCCGACGGTGCATCACCGCCGCTCGTTCGCACCGGTTCGCGCGTGCTTCGAGCCGGTGATCGAAGTCGAAGCGCAGGCTTCGCTCATTTAG
- a CDS encoding M20 family metallopeptidase, translated as MTRQTAIANAETYFDSGAFKTDLTRRVAIPTESQNPERAAELERYIKAEMQPALEALGFKTRILTHEKAGAPFLYAERIEGASLPTVLGYGHGDVIRGLESGWKEGLSPWTLTEVDGRYYGRGVVDNKGQHTIDIAAQAAVIAARGKLGFNAKWLIEMGEETGSRGLRELCAEQGDLLKADVLIGSDGPRLAIDRPTIFLGSRGAFPIDIWIDAREGGHHSGNWGGLLSNPAIQLTHALASIVGPTGQIRIPEWVPQEIPESVRRALADCEVVSRPGDPEIDFAWGEPGLTRAEQVYGWCSFEILAITAGNPENPVNAVPPRAWARGQLRFVVGIDPASVIPALRRHLDRHGFSYVQVAKGRDEIFAATRLDPEHPWVQWAATAMRRTTNEKLAVLPNLGGSLPNDIFSEVLNLPTVWVPHSYPGCSQHAPNEHLPLSVAREGLRLMAGLYWDMGEPGTPAHA; from the coding sequence ATGACCCGACAAACCGCCATCGCCAACGCCGAAACGTATTTCGACTCCGGCGCATTCAAGACCGATCTCACGCGCCGCGTTGCGATCCCGACCGAAAGCCAGAATCCCGAACGCGCGGCCGAACTCGAACGCTACATCAAAGCCGAGATGCAGCCCGCGCTCGAAGCGCTCGGCTTCAAGACGCGTATCCTGACTCACGAGAAAGCCGGCGCGCCGTTCCTCTATGCGGAGCGCATCGAAGGCGCGAGCCTGCCGACCGTGCTCGGCTATGGCCATGGCGATGTCATTCGCGGCCTCGAGTCCGGATGGAAGGAAGGTCTGTCGCCGTGGACACTGACCGAAGTCGATGGCCGCTACTACGGGCGCGGCGTCGTCGACAACAAAGGTCAGCACACCATCGACATCGCGGCGCAGGCAGCGGTCATCGCCGCGCGCGGCAAGCTCGGCTTCAACGCCAAATGGCTGATCGAAATGGGCGAGGAGACCGGTTCGCGCGGACTGCGCGAGCTGTGCGCCGAGCAGGGCGATCTGCTCAAAGCCGACGTGCTGATCGGCTCGGACGGTCCGCGCCTCGCGATCGATCGGCCGACGATCTTTCTCGGCAGCCGCGGCGCTTTCCCGATCGATATCTGGATCGATGCACGCGAAGGCGGTCACCACTCAGGCAACTGGGGTGGTCTGCTGTCGAATCCCGCGATCCAGCTCACGCATGCACTCGCGAGCATCGTCGGGCCGACCGGGCAGATCCGCATTCCAGAATGGGTGCCGCAGGAGATTCCGGAATCGGTGCGCCGCGCGCTCGCCGACTGCGAGGTTGTCTCGCGGCCGGGCGATCCGGAGATCGATTTCGCCTGGGGCGAACCGGGGCTGACGCGCGCCGAGCAGGTCTATGGCTGGTGCTCGTTCGAAATCCTCGCGATAACGGCCGGCAATCCGGAAAATCCCGTCAACGCCGTGCCGCCGCGCGCCTGGGCGCGCGGGCAGCTCCGCTTCGTCGTCGGCATCGATCCGGCTTCCGTGATCCCAGCGCTGCGCCGGCATCTCGATCGTCACGGCTTTTCGTATGTGCAGGTCGCCAAAGGCCGCGACGAAATCTTCGCGGCAACCCGTCTCGATCCCGAACATCCTTGGGTGCAGTGGGCCGCGACCGCGATGCGCCGCACGACCAACGAGAAGCTGGCGGTTTTGCCGAACCTCGGCGGCTCGCTGCCGAACGACATCTTCTCGGAAGTGCTCAACCTGCCGACCGTGTGGGTGCCGCATTCCTATCCGGGCTGCTCGCAGCATGCGCCGAACGAGCATTTGCCGCTCAGCGTTGCGCGCGAAGGCCTGCGCCTGATGGCCGGCCTCTACTGGGATATGGGTGAGCCCGGCACGCCGGCGCACGCCTGA
- a CDS encoding DUF4189 domain-containing protein encodes MRLSRMMFAAALLAAASLSAQAQSIQPHGSGGGSQGMPDPSAAQLQPGPGQQGGPGSQAPGGQRPALQSGPSGGTQYFGAIAFTADGSYSTTWQQPSAEAAEAKVLRECAKFGRGACEAKSFPGNLCIGLANYRGGRWRLAFTAGGTTTPQAQQAALDACNADNRVRSRRGCTLRIAFCGDGR; translated from the coding sequence ATGCGTCTGTCGCGCATGATGTTTGCCGCCGCCCTGTTGGCGGCCGCTTCGCTTTCGGCACAAGCTCAATCCATTCAGCCACACGGATCGGGTGGCGGCTCGCAAGGAATGCCGGACCCTAGCGCCGCGCAGCTGCAGCCGGGCCCCGGTCAGCAAGGCGGCCCCGGTTCGCAAGCTCCCGGTGGACAGCGCCCGGCACTGCAATCCGGACCCAGCGGCGGAACGCAGTATTTCGGCGCGATCGCCTTCACGGCCGACGGCTCGTATTCGACGACATGGCAGCAGCCCTCGGCCGAAGCCGCGGAAGCAAAGGTCTTGCGCGAATGCGCCAAGTTTGGCCGCGGCGCCTGCGAGGCAAAATCTTTCCCCGGGAATCTCTGCATCGGCCTGGCGAACTATCGCGGCGGACGCTGGCGCCTCGCCTTCACGGCGGGCGGAACGACGACGCCGCAGGCTCAACAAGCCGCACTCGACGCCTGCAACGCGGACAATCGCGTGCGCAGCCGTCGCGGCTGCACGCTCCGCATTGCTTTCTGCGGCGACGGCCGCTAG
- a CDS encoding oligopeptide/dipeptide ABC transporter ATP-binding protein: MSALLEAKEVTRTFWVGRGLFAKKRLLTAVNNLDLSLDKGEVLGLVGESGSGKSTLAKLLLGLLAPNSGSITLAGSDVGAMGRLALARRIQPVFQDPYSSLNPRKPVASIVALPLAVQGVGAAERRKRAVAMLEKVGLAKRHADVYPNELSGGQRQRVAIARALVVEPEIVLLDEPTSALDVSVQSQILNLLLDLRRDLGLTYVFISHNLAVVEHIATRVAVMYLGRIVEMADRETLFRAPRHPYTRALLESVLTPEPGLGVPETGLGLAIPNPLNSPSGCVFHPRCEEAGPRCKAEVPRSLRSPDGFVACHLYDGGVGRAAA; this comes from the coding sequence ATGAGCGCGCTGCTCGAAGCCAAAGAGGTCACGCGTACCTTTTGGGTTGGTCGCGGGCTCTTCGCCAAGAAGCGGTTGCTCACGGCCGTGAACAATCTCGACCTCTCGCTCGACAAGGGCGAGGTGCTCGGCCTTGTCGGCGAGTCCGGCTCCGGCAAATCGACGCTCGCAAAGCTGCTGCTCGGGCTGCTCGCGCCGAATAGCGGCAGTATCACGCTGGCCGGAAGTGACGTCGGCGCGATGGGCCGTCTTGCACTCGCGCGCCGCATTCAGCCGGTGTTCCAAGATCCGTATTCGTCGCTCAATCCGCGCAAGCCCGTCGCGTCTATCGTAGCGCTGCCGCTCGCCGTGCAAGGCGTCGGCGCGGCGGAGCGGCGCAAACGCGCGGTCGCGATGCTGGAAAAAGTCGGCCTCGCGAAACGCCACGCCGATGTCTACCCGAACGAATTGTCGGGCGGCCAGCGCCAGCGCGTCGCGATCGCGCGCGCACTCGTCGTCGAACCCGAGATAGTCTTGCTCGACGAGCCGACCTCGGCGCTCGACGTGTCGGTGCAGTCGCAAATCCTCAATTTGCTGCTCGATCTGCGCCGCGACCTTGGCCTCACTTACGTCTTCATCAGCCACAATCTCGCGGTCGTCGAACATATCGCGACGCGCGTCGCCGTCATGTATCTCGGCCGCATCGTCGAGATGGCGGATCGCGAGACGCTGTTCCGCGCGCCACGTCACCCGTATACGCGCGCGCTGCTCGAATCCGTTCTGACGCCGGAACCGGGGCTGGGCGTTCCGGAGACGGGGCTCGGTCTCGCGATCCCCAATCCGCTCAATTCCCCATCCGGCTGCGTCTTTCATCCACGCTGCGAGGAGGCAGGGCCACGCTGCAAGGCCGAGGTGCCGCGCAGTCTGCGCTCGCCGGACGGATTCGTCGCTTGCCATTTGTACGACGGAGGAGTGGGTAGAGCCGCTGCCTAG
- a CDS encoding nucleoside deaminase: MTRPAFMDEALNEARLAAERGEVPVGAVVVRDGSVLARAGNRTLEDRDPTAHAEMLAIRAAAAAIGDERLIDCDLYVTLEPCPMCAGAISFARIRRLYYGAPDPKGGAVDNGVRLFGQPTCHHRPDVYGGLSAEESAAMLKSFFAGRR; this comes from the coding sequence GTGACACGCCCCGCTTTCATGGACGAAGCGCTGAATGAGGCCCGTCTCGCCGCCGAGCGCGGCGAGGTGCCCGTCGGCGCGGTCGTCGTGCGCGACGGCTCGGTGCTCGCGCGAGCCGGCAATCGCACGCTGGAGGACCGCGATCCGACGGCGCATGCCGAGATGCTGGCGATCCGCGCGGCAGCCGCCGCAATCGGCGACGAGCGGCTGATCGACTGCGACCTCTACGTGACGCTGGAGCCCTGCCCGATGTGCGCCGGCGCGATCTCCTTCGCGCGCATCCGCCGCCTCTACTACGGCGCGCCGGACCCGAAAGGCGGCGCGGTCGACAATGGCGTGCGGCTTTTCGGACAGCCGACGTGCCACCATCGGCCGGACGTCTATGGCGGGCTCTCGGCGGAAGAATCCGCCGCGATGCTCAAGAGCTTCTTCGCCGGGCGGCGCTAG
- a CDS encoding GlcG/HbpS family heme-binding protein gives MSRLTLDHASTIVDAALKIARELKLGPMTVAVLDAGGHLVAFKREDKSSLLRYEIATGKAYGALGMGISSRTLEQRGIERPHFINALMAASNGRVVPVAGGVLIKDSAGDTIGAVGISGDTSDNDEACCFAGVEAAGLKSA, from the coding sequence ATGTCGCGTCTCACGCTCGACCACGCCTCGACCATCGTCGATGCCGCACTCAAGATAGCTCGGGAGCTCAAGCTCGGGCCGATGACCGTCGCGGTGCTCGATGCCGGCGGGCATCTCGTCGCGTTCAAGCGCGAGGATAAGTCGAGCCTGCTGCGTTACGAGATCGCGACCGGCAAAGCTTACGGCGCTCTCGGCATGGGCATCTCGTCGCGCACGCTGGAGCAGCGCGGCATCGAGCGTCCGCATTTCATCAACGCGCTGATGGCGGCAAGCAACGGCCGCGTCGTGCCGGTGGCGGGTGGCGTGCTGATCAAGGACAGCGCTGGTGACACGATCGGCGCCGTCGGCATCTCGGGCGATACGTCGGACAACGACGAAGCGTGTTGCTTTGCCGGCGTCGAGGCGGCTGGCCTCAAGTCTGCGTGA
- a CDS encoding ABC transporter permease, whose translation MRGSTHASASGDAMTDAFAIVDVAGPTSGVLLRRRIFAHKGLMLGTILLALIVLMAVLAPLLAPHDPYAQDLTRRAIPPIWYENGTWTHILGTDNLGRDYLSRIIYGARISLLIGLAVMVISGLIGTALGLAAGYFGGRTDMFVTFIVTVRLALPLILVALAVVALIGGSLWVVIMVLGLLKWDRFAVVMRAATQQVRSLDYVAAAESTGASTLRIIVGEVLPNVLPQLIVVASVEAASAILLEAALSFLGLGVQPPLPSWGLMIAEAKAYMFFSFWLIAIPGVALGILVLAINMVGDGIRDVTAPAGRS comes from the coding sequence ATGCGTGGCTCGACCCACGCATCCGCGTCGGGTGATGCGATGACGGACGCTTTCGCCATCGTCGACGTTGCCGGCCCGACCTCGGGGGTGCTGCTGCGCCGGCGGATCTTCGCGCACAAAGGCCTGATGCTCGGCACGATCCTGCTCGCGCTCATCGTGCTGATGGCGGTGCTCGCGCCGCTGCTGGCACCGCACGATCCTTACGCGCAGGACTTAACGCGCCGCGCCATTCCGCCGATCTGGTACGAGAACGGCACCTGGACGCATATTCTCGGCACCGACAATCTCGGCCGCGATTATCTCTCGCGCATCATCTACGGCGCGCGGATCTCGTTGCTGATCGGCCTCGCCGTGATGGTGATCTCGGGCTTGATCGGAACCGCGCTTGGGCTCGCCGCCGGTTATTTCGGCGGCCGCACCGACATGTTCGTGACCTTCATCGTAACGGTGCGCCTTGCGCTGCCGCTGATCCTCGTCGCGCTCGCCGTGGTCGCGTTGATCGGCGGCTCGCTGTGGGTCGTCATTATGGTGCTCGGCCTCCTCAAATGGGATCGCTTCGCGGTCGTCATGCGCGCCGCGACGCAGCAGGTGCGCAGTCTCGACTATGTCGCGGCGGCGGAATCGACCGGCGCATCGACGTTGCGCATCATCGTCGGCGAAGTGCTGCCGAACGTTCTGCCGCAACTCATCGTCGTCGCCAGCGTCGAAGCCGCCAGCGCGATTCTGCTTGAAGCCGCGCTGTCGTTCCTCGGCCTCGGCGTGCAGCCGCCGCTACCGTCATGGGGACTGATGATCGCGGAAGCCAAGGCCTACATGTTCTTCTCGTTCTGGCTCATCGCGATCCCGGGCGTCGCCCTCGGAATCTTGGTGCTCGCGATCAACATGGTGGGCGACGGCATTCGCGACGTCACCGCGCCGGCGGGGAGGAGCTGA
- the rsmD gene encoding 16S rRNA (guanine(966)-N(2))-methyltransferase RsmD, with amino-acid sequence MRIVGGVMRGRALAAPKSQDVRPTADRLRESVFNILMHGYGDPITGARVLDLFAGTGALGLEAISRGAAFALFVDDGSEARALQRQNVDTLSVGGATRIFRRDATTLGPAHPIEPFGLVFCDPPYGKGFAEKSLASARAGGWLTPDALVVVEEAKGAFVAPEGFAELERRAYDDTEFTFLRLGDKSG; translated from the coding sequence ATGAGGATCGTCGGCGGCGTGATGCGTGGCCGCGCGCTCGCGGCCCCGAAATCGCAAGACGTGCGGCCGACGGCCGATCGTCTGCGCGAGAGTGTGTTCAACATTCTGATGCACGGCTACGGCGATCCGATCACCGGCGCGCGCGTGCTCGATCTCTTTGCCGGCACCGGTGCGCTCGGCCTCGAAGCGATTTCGCGCGGCGCCGCCTTCGCGTTGTTCGTTGACGACGGTTCGGAGGCGCGCGCGTTGCAGCGACAGAATGTCGATACGCTCAGCGTCGGCGGTGCGACGCGCATCTTCCGCCGCGACGCGACGACACTTGGCCCCGCACACCCGATCGAACCGTTCGGTCTCGTCTTCTGCGATCCGCCTTACGGTAAAGGCTTCGCCGAGAAATCGCTCGCGAGCGCGCGCGCGGGCGGATGGCTGACGCCTGACGCGTTGGTTGTCGTCGAGGAGGCGAAGGGCGCATTCGTCGCTCCGGAAGGTTTTGCGGAGCTTGAACGCCGCGCCTACGACGATACCGAGTTCACCTTTTTGCGGCTTGGGGACAAGAGTGGATAA
- a CDS encoding NAD(P)-dependent oxidoreductase, with translation MQIGIAGVGRMGEAIALRLIDSGHTLTVWNRSPGKTAALEKAGAKVVGSPAEVAAASETIITILIDAAAIDAVYDGPKGLLSGDIAGKLFIEMSTVLPETEKALAERVRAKGAAIIECPVGGTTGPARQGKLVGVAGGEASDVARAKPILDQMCRRVDHVGPTGTGAAMKLAINLPLMIYWQALGEALALCRDVTLPADKMMELLGDTSGGPNVIRNRGADLAAVLGGAEKRAAAFDIDGGRKDLRTMLAEGKNRGAAMPVTTAALTAFDEAAKNGWGGEDNTFMPAYWINRKS, from the coding sequence ATGCAGATCGGGATCGCGGGCGTCGGACGTATGGGCGAAGCCATCGCGCTGCGCCTCATCGACAGTGGCCACACGCTGACGGTTTGGAACCGGTCGCCCGGCAAGACGGCGGCGCTCGAAAAGGCCGGCGCCAAGGTGGTTGGCAGCCCGGCCGAAGTCGCGGCCGCGAGCGAAACCATCATCACGATCCTCATCGATGCCGCCGCGATCGACGCCGTTTATGACGGGCCGAAGGGGCTGCTCTCGGGCGATATCGCCGGAAAGCTCTTCATCGAAATGAGCACCGTGCTGCCCGAGACCGAGAAGGCGCTCGCCGAGCGCGTCCGCGCCAAGGGCGCCGCGATCATCGAATGCCCGGTCGGCGGCACCACCGGGCCGGCGCGTCAGGGCAAACTCGTCGGTGTGGCGGGCGGCGAAGCGTCCGATGTGGCGCGCGCCAAGCCGATCCTCGATCAAATGTGCCGAAGGGTCGATCACGTCGGCCCGACCGGCACCGGCGCCGCGATGAAGCTCGCGATCAATCTGCCGCTGATGATCTACTGGCAGGCGCTCGGCGAAGCACTCGCACTCTGCCGCGACGTGACGCTGCCGGCCGACAAGATGATGGAACTGCTCGGCGACACCTCGGGCGGTCCGAACGTGATCCGCAATCGCGGCGCCGATCTCGCCGCAGTTTTGGGCGGCGCAGAGAAACGTGCTGCCGCGTTCGATATCGACGGCGGCCGCAAGGACCTGCGCACGATGCTCGCCGAAGGCAAGAACCGTGGCGCCGCGATGCCGGTGACGACGGCGGCGCTGACCGCGTTCGACGAAGCCGCGAAGAACGGCTGGGGCGGCGAGGACAACACGTTCATGCCGGCTTACTGGATCAACCGGAAGTCGTGA
- a CDS encoding ABC transporter ATP-binding protein has product MEPILSVANLRVDLKTPRGTLHAVRGISFDIAPGETLCLVGESGCGKSMTALSLMGLLPGSATRTSDTLTFEGRDLTRSMKELMRLRGNRMAMIFQEPMTALNPAYTIGDQLAEVHRHHKNSTAAEARERAIFLLEKVGITAAAERLSQYPHQLSGGLRQRVMIAMSLMCGPALLIADEPTTALDVTIQAQILRLLADLQRDLGVSILLITHDLGVVARVAHRVAVMYAGEIVESATAADLFRHPRHPYTRGLLASIPIPGRTPPGERLGSIPGTVPSLIGGVTGCAFRDRCGYAEPRCAEDVPWKSVGSQRWRCIHETLPAVAA; this is encoded by the coding sequence ATGGAGCCGATCCTCAGCGTCGCCAACTTGCGTGTCGACCTGAAGACGCCGCGCGGCACGCTGCACGCCGTGCGCGGAATCTCGTTCGACATCGCGCCCGGCGAGACGCTGTGTCTCGTCGGCGAATCCGGCTGCGGAAAATCGATGACGGCGCTGTCGCTGATGGGGCTATTGCCCGGCAGCGCGACGCGCACGTCCGATACCCTGACATTCGAGGGTCGCGATCTGACACGCTCGATGAAAGAACTGATGCGCCTGCGCGGCAATCGCATGGCTATGATCTTTCAGGAGCCGATGACGGCGCTGAACCCGGCTTACACGATCGGCGATCAGCTCGCGGAAGTGCATCGGCATCACAAGAATTCCACCGCCGCAGAAGCGCGCGAGCGCGCGATCTTTCTGCTCGAGAAAGTCGGCATCACGGCGGCGGCGGAGCGGCTGTCGCAATATCCGCATCAGCTGTCCGGCGGCTTGCGCCAGCGCGTCATGATCGCGATGTCACTGATGTGTGGGCCCGCGCTGCTGATCGCCGATGAGCCGACGACCGCGCTCGACGTCACCATCCAGGCGCAGATCCTGCGGCTGCTCGCCGACCTGCAACGCGATCTCGGCGTCTCCATTTTGCTGATCACGCACGACCTCGGCGTTGTCGCGCGCGTCGCGCACCGCGTCGCCGTGATGTATGCGGGCGAGATCGTCGAGAGCGCGACCGCTGCCGATCTCTTCCGCCACCCGCGCCATCCTTACACGCGCGGGCTGCTCGCTTCGATCCCGATCCCCGGCCGCACGCCGCCGGGTGAACGTCTCGGCTCGATCCCCGGCACGGTGCCGTCACTGATCGGCGGTGTCACCGGCTGCGCTTTTCGCGATCGCTGCGGTTATGCGGAACCGCGTTGCGCCGAGGACGTGCCGTGGAAGTCCGTCGGCAGTCAACGCTGGCGCTGCATTCACGAGACTTTGCCGGCGGTGGCCGCATGA
- a CDS encoding ABC transporter permease yields MLAYALKRLGLALLVALTVSALAFVALRASGDAAIAIAGEGARAEDIENVRKMYGLDRPLIVQYGDWLGKLARGDFGESLFFKTDVRPLVLEKLPTTLYLAFFSLLFALVISIPLGILAAVYPNSWVDRLCLSLAVLGQAMPNFFFALILIMVFAVTLRWLPVSGSDTWAHFVMPTIALGYYIAPAFMRLVRAGMIEVLASDYVRTARAKGLSPRSVILKHALRNALVPVVALAAVQLGFLLGGSVVIETIFALDGAGFLAYQSITHKDLPVMQALLTMLSFIYVGLTLIADLINAWLDPRIRVG; encoded by the coding sequence ATGCTCGCCTATGCGCTCAAGCGTCTCGGATTGGCGCTGCTCGTCGCACTCACGGTGTCGGCGCTCGCCTTCGTCGCGTTGCGCGCGTCGGGTGACGCCGCCATCGCGATCGCGGGCGAGGGCGCGCGCGCCGAGGATATCGAGAATGTCCGCAAGATGTACGGCCTCGACCGGCCGCTGATCGTGCAATACGGCGACTGGCTCGGCAAACTCGCGCGCGGCGACTTCGGCGAGTCGTTGTTCTTCAAGACCGACGTGCGCCCGCTCGTGCTCGAGAAGCTGCCGACGACGCTGTATCTCGCGTTCTTCTCGCTGTTGTTTGCGCTCGTGATTTCGATACCGCTCGGCATCTTGGCAGCGGTCTATCCGAACTCTTGGGTGGATCGATTGTGTCTCTCGCTCGCCGTGCTCGGGCAGGCGATGCCGAATTTCTTCTTCGCGCTGATCCTGATCATGGTCTTTGCCGTGACTCTGCGCTGGCTGCCGGTCTCCGGTAGCGACACCTGGGCGCATTTCGTCATGCCGACGATCGCGCTCGGCTACTACATCGCGCCGGCCTTCATGCGTCTCGTGCGCGCCGGCATGATCGAGGTGCTCGCGTCCGACTATGTTCGCACGGCGCGCGCGAAAGGTTTGTCGCCGCGCAGCGTCATTCTCAAACATGCGCTGCGCAACGCGCTGGTTCCGGTGGTGGCGCTCGCGGCCGTGCAGCTCGGCTTCCTGCTCGGTGGCTCGGTCGTGATCGAGACGATCTTCGCGCTCGATGGCGCGGGCTTCCTCGCGTACCAGTCGATCACGCACAAGGATCTGCCCGTGATGCAGGCGCTGCTCACGATGCTGTCCTTCATTTATGTCGGGCTGACGCTGATCGCCGACCTCATCAATGCGTGGCTCGACCCACGCATCCGCGTCGGGTGA
- a CDS encoding ABC transporter substrate-binding protein, whose protein sequence is MRASAIKLTAAIAVFAAATGVAHAGKRDNSIRFAYDQVAESIDPYMNNVRIGVILGQQVWDTLIYRDPKTNEYKGQLATAWKWIDDRTLEVDLRQGVKFHNGEEFDADDVVYTLNFVVKPDSKVVTQQNVDWIERAEKIDKYKARIITKRPFPAAIEYLAGPVVIHPNEYYEKVGPRGMNEKPVGSGPYKVVEHQVGKLVRMERNADYFKDSPKPQPTIQKVEIRFIPDRQTQIAEIMAGGVDMIMNVALDQATQIKAVPQLQVVSGETMRIAFLNFNSMENTPSPQLRDIRVRKAILHAIDRETMVKQVVGEGARVLKSQCFPSQFGCATEGIEQYNYDPAKAKALLAEAGFPNGFDLDLYAYRERNQTEAMIGYLRAVGIKANLRFMQYAAMRETARAGKAAFLHQTWGSFSVNDVSASTPVYYKNGPDDLNRDPEVIAALDKGDSSIDPEARKAAYKEALARIASQALSVPLFSLTTYYVATKDLNFVAYPDEMPRFWEMTFR, encoded by the coding sequence ATGCGCGCATCGGCCATCAAGCTGACGGCAGCCATTGCCGTTTTCGCAGCAGCGACCGGCGTCGCGCATGCGGGCAAACGCGATAACTCGATTCGCTTTGCGTATGACCAGGTCGCCGAGAGCATCGATCCGTACATGAACAATGTGCGTATCGGCGTCATTCTCGGCCAGCAGGTCTGGGACACGCTGATTTATCGCGACCCGAAGACGAACGAATACAAAGGCCAGCTCGCGACCGCGTGGAAGTGGATCGACGATCGCACGCTCGAAGTCGATCTCCGCCAAGGCGTGAAGTTCCACAACGGCGAGGAGTTCGACGCCGACGACGTCGTCTACACGCTGAACTTCGTGGTGAAGCCCGACAGCAAGGTTGTGACGCAACAAAACGTCGATTGGATCGAGCGCGCCGAGAAGATCGACAAATACAAGGCCCGCATCATCACGAAACGCCCGTTCCCGGCCGCGATCGAATACCTCGCCGGCCCGGTGGTGATCCACCCGAACGAATACTACGAGAAGGTCGGCCCGAGGGGCATGAACGAAAAGCCGGTCGGCTCCGGCCCCTACAAGGTCGTCGAGCATCAGGTCGGCAAGCTCGTCCGCATGGAGCGCAACGCGGATTACTTCAAGGATAGCCCGAAGCCGCAGCCGACAATTCAGAAGGTCGAAATCCGCTTCATCCCGGATCGGCAGACGCAGATCGCCGAGATCATGGCGGGCGGTGTCGACATGATCATGAACGTCGCGCTCGATCAGGCGACTCAGATCAAAGCCGTGCCGCAGCTGCAGGTCGTCTCCGGCGAGACGATGCGCATCGCGTTTCTGAACTTCAACTCGATGGAAAATACGCCGTCGCCGCAGCTGCGCGACATCCGCGTCCGCAAGGCGATCCTGCATGCGATCGATCGCGAGACGATGGTGAAGCAGGTGGTGGGCGAGGGCGCGCGCGTTCTCAAATCGCAGTGCTTCCCGTCGCAGTTCGGCTGCGCGACCGAAGGCATCGAGCAATACAATTACGATCCCGCGAAGGCGAAAGCGCTGCTCGCCGAGGCTGGCTTCCCGAACGGCTTCGATCTCGATCTCTACGCCTATCGCGAACGCAACCAGACCGAAGCGATGATCGGTTATCTGCGTGCTGTCGGCATCAAGGCGAACCTGCGCTTCATGCAATATGCCGCGATGCGCGAGACCGCGCGTGCCGGTAAGGCTGCGTTCCTGCATCAGACGTGGGGATCGTTCTCGGTCAACGACGTCTCGGCATCGACACCGGTTTATTACAAGAACGGACCGGACGATCTCAACCGCGATCCCGAAGTCATCGCGGCGCTCGACAAGGGCGACTCCAGCATCGATCCGGAAGCCCGCAAGGCGGCCTACAAGGAAGCGCTCGCCCGCATCGCTTCGCAGGCGCTGTCGGTGCCGTTGTTCTCGCTGACGACCTACTACGTCGCGACCAAGGACCTGAACTTCGTCGCCTACCCGGACGAGATGCCACGCTTCTGGGAGATGACGTTCCGGTAG